The following are encoded together in the Streptomyces rapamycinicus NRRL 5491 genome:
- a CDS encoding pyridoxal phosphate-dependent aminotransferase, with product MTVAAVGNTGDAMELFRGTAHSPSFFALNRAGVTGGGQELVDFCIPCNPYFPTPAMFAVMAVRLRDILTYYPSSAETITAELADVLGLQPQTMAMGNGSTELITWIDHLLVKESLAVPIPTFGRWTDQPMETGKRVDMFQLPEMSGFALDPNAFVNFVRSRGSRVAVICNPNNPDGGLVSRQALIGIMDALADLDLIVIDESFLEFADAEAYPSVVDEAILRPNVIVLRSLGKNFGLHGVRFGYLVANPSLAVQIRSRLPKWNLNSFAEVIVFMLKRYRQEYVESLRMLSRDRQQMTTQLTGLPGMTVYPSQGNFVFVKLPAGTDGGWVRDQLLSQHGVLVRECGNKLGSSSQFMRLVVRSQPDVQRLLAGLSTVLYGTSFYAPQVGWDQQSSLPYPGSSGYPGSSGSMGALGATSWQAQSLDYSYQQPPQLPAAPMAQEPQPMYSAAALPAPQGVAGDPYGQASFAGAGTGASPGYVQQQPLPELSPAYVATPPVQPPLYQAPAALPQPQMVQAPQPQIPQQVPAQQFQAPQLQPVQSQAPQGQTPFMQMAPQPQGTPYQGAQAQTSQMPMAQVQGAQGQGTAAYVQTRPEETTVDQIPVYGQQETGIPEPSPMERTQAMTYDPAELKAAAAAAAPVVPLSEQDDDPTGQTPALQRYPRPAAYLQDGSTA from the coding sequence GTGACTGTTGCCGCAGTCGGCAATACCGGTGATGCCATGGAGCTTTTCCGTGGCACCGCCCACAGCCCGTCGTTCTTCGCGCTCAACCGCGCCGGGGTCACGGGTGGCGGACAGGAGCTCGTGGACTTCTGCATCCCCTGCAATCCGTACTTCCCCACCCCCGCGATGTTCGCCGTGATGGCGGTCAGGCTGCGGGACATCCTCACCTACTACCCGAGCTCCGCGGAGACCATCACCGCCGAACTGGCCGATGTGCTCGGGCTGCAGCCGCAGACCATGGCGATGGGCAACGGCTCGACCGAGCTCATCACCTGGATCGACCATCTGCTGGTGAAGGAGAGCCTGGCGGTGCCGATTCCCACCTTCGGCCGCTGGACCGACCAGCCGATGGAGACCGGCAAACGGGTCGATATGTTCCAGCTCCCGGAAATGAGCGGATTCGCACTCGACCCCAACGCCTTCGTCAACTTCGTACGCTCCCGGGGCTCCCGGGTCGCCGTGATCTGCAATCCCAACAACCCCGACGGCGGGCTGGTGTCCCGCCAGGCCCTCATCGGCATCATGGACGCCCTGGCCGACCTCGACCTGATCGTGATCGACGAGTCCTTCCTGGAGTTCGCGGACGCCGAGGCGTATCCGAGCGTCGTGGACGAGGCCATCCTGCGCCCTAATGTGATCGTGCTGCGCAGCCTCGGCAAGAACTTCGGGCTGCACGGGGTGCGCTTCGGCTATCTGGTGGCCAATCCGTCGCTCGCCGTGCAGATCCGCTCCCGGCTGCCGAAGTGGAACCTCAACTCCTTCGCCGAGGTCATCGTCTTCATGCTGAAGCGGTACCGGCAGGAGTACGTGGAGAGCCTGCGCATGCTCAGCCGCGACCGGCAGCAGATGACCACCCAGCTGACCGGGCTGCCCGGGATGACGGTCTACCCCTCCCAGGGCAACTTCGTCTTCGTCAAGCTGCCGGCCGGGACGGACGGCGGCTGGGTCCGCGACCAACTGCTGTCCCAGCACGGTGTGCTGGTGCGCGAATGCGGCAACAAGCTGGGCAGCAGCAGCCAGTTCATGCGCTTGGTGGTGCGCTCCCAGCCGGATGTGCAGCGGCTGCTGGCCGGGCTGAGCACGGTGCTGTACGGGACGTCCTTCTACGCTCCGCAGGTCGGCTGGGACCAGCAGTCGTCGCTGCCCTACCCGGGGTCCTCGGGATACCCGGGGTCCTCGGGGTCCATGGGGGCCCTGGGAGCCACCTCCTGGCAGGCCCAGTCCCTGGACTACTCCTACCAGCAGCCGCCCCAGCTGCCCGCGGCGCCGATGGCGCAGGAGCCCCAGCCGATGTACTCCGCGGCGGCACTCCCGGCCCCGCAGGGCGTCGCCGGCGACCCGTACGGGCAGGCGTCCTTCGCGGGCGCGGGGACGGGCGCCTCGCCGGGGTACGTCCAGCAGCAGCCGCTCCCGGAGCTGTCGCCCGCCTATGTCGCCACTCCCCCGGTCCAGCCGCCCCTGTACCAGGCCCCGGCCGCGCTGCCGCAGCCCCAGATGGTCCAGGCCCCGCAGCCGCAGATTCCGCAGCAGGTGCCCGCGCAGCAGTTCCAGGCCCCGCAGTTGCAGCCGGTCCAGAGCCAGGCGCCGCAGGGCCAGACGCCGTTCATGCAGATGGCGCCCCAGCCGCAGGGCACGCCGTACCAGGGCGCCCAGGCACAGACCTCCCAGATGCCGATGGCCCAGGTCCAGGGTGCCCAGGGGCAGGGTACGGCGGCGTACGTCCAGACCCGGCCCGAGGAGACGACGGTCGACCAGATCCCGGTCTACGGGCAGCAGGAGACGGGAATACCCGAGCCGTCGCCGATGGAGCGCACCCAGGCCATGACCTACGACCCCGCCGAGCTGAAGGCCGCGGCGGCGGCAGCGGCCCCGGTCGTCCCCCTCAGCGAGCAGGACGACGACCCGACCGGCCAGACCCCGGCGCTGCAGCGCTATCCGCGCCCCGCGGCGTACCTCCAGGACGGCTCGACGGCATGA
- a CDS encoding helix-turn-helix domain-containing protein → MSEPRSAPTVGQVVLGKRLQDLREKAGFKRDEASKVLRVAPATIRRMETAEVALKVPYVQLLLDAYGITGDELDSFITLTEEANKPGWWQRFHDILPDWFSVHVSLEGAAEMIRAYEPHFVPGLLQTEDYARAVMQTGAVGQADSRQAERHVALRMERQGLLTRRDPPRLWVVMDETVLRRQVGSAEVMRHQVDRLLEAVEMPHITLQISEFSSGHHPGTYGPFVLFRFAVPELPDMVYVEYLTGAVYLDERIEVASHLEAMDRMAAQAATARRTKEILRDFRKEL, encoded by the coding sequence GTGAGCGAACCGCGGTCGGCGCCGACCGTGGGTCAGGTCGTCCTCGGCAAGAGGCTGCAGGATCTGCGGGAGAAGGCGGGGTTCAAGCGGGACGAGGCGTCCAAAGTGCTGCGGGTGGCGCCCGCCACCATCCGCCGCATGGAGACCGCCGAGGTCGCGCTGAAGGTCCCGTATGTGCAGCTGCTGCTGGACGCCTACGGGATCACCGGTGACGAGCTCGACTCGTTCATCACCCTGACCGAGGAGGCCAACAAGCCCGGCTGGTGGCAGCGGTTCCACGACATCCTGCCGGACTGGTTCAGCGTCCACGTCAGCCTGGAGGGCGCGGCCGAGATGATCCGGGCGTACGAGCCGCACTTCGTGCCCGGACTGCTCCAGACCGAGGACTACGCCCGCGCGGTCATGCAGACCGGCGCCGTCGGCCAGGCCGACTCCCGGCAGGCGGAGCGCCATGTGGCGCTGCGCATGGAGCGGCAGGGCCTGCTCACCCGGCGGGATCCGCCCCGGCTGTGGGTGGTGATGGACGAGACGGTGCTGCGCCGGCAGGTGGGTTCGGCGGAGGTGATGCGCCACCAGGTCGACCGGCTGCTGGAGGCCGTGGAGATGCCGCACATCACGCTGCAGATCTCGGAGTTCTCCTCCGGGCACCATCCGGGCACCTATGGGCCCTTCGTCCTCTTCCGCTTCGCTGTACCCGAACTGCCGGACATGGTCTACGTCGAGTACCTGACCGGCGCCGTCTACCTGGATGAGCGCATCGAGGTGGCCTCCCATCTGGAGGCCATGGACCGCATGGCGGCCCAGGCGGCAACCGCACGACGCACAAAGGAGATCCTCCGGGATTTCCGCAAGGAGCTCTGA
- a CDS encoding DUF397 domain-containing protein: protein MDRIHNGMRASDLGSEGWHKPWSGGNGGNCVEAMKLDDGRVAIRQSTDPDGPALIYTRSEIIAFIQGAKAGEADFLVC, encoded by the coding sequence ATGGATCGCATTCACAACGGCATGCGCGCGAGTGACCTCGGCAGTGAGGGCTGGCACAAGCCGTGGAGCGGTGGCAACGGCGGCAACTGCGTCGAAGCCATGAAGCTGGACGACGGCCGGGTCGCGATCCGTCAGTCAACCGATCCGGACGGTCCGGCGCTGATCTACACCCGCAGCGAGATCATCGCGTTCATCCAGGGCGCCAAGGCGGGCGAGGCGGACTTCCTCGTCTGCTGA
- a CDS encoding M20 family metallopeptidase produces the protein MTPSDLAAATAQALPEMIEDLRTLVELETPSNDKRLLDAGLATISGWVVDRLGEPDGTERHDCGPHGDVLVLTYRGTAPGTVLMLCHYDTVWPAGTLAEWPFEVEDGRVSGPGVFDMKTGLVQAVWTLRLLRELGLPHPSVRLLLNGDEEIGSPASRRHIERLSEDVLATLVFEASLDGALKTSRKGVGLFDVTAHGIESHAGLDPFAGASAIHALAEVVPRIAALSAPERGTTVNVGLISGGTGRNVIAAQASCGIDIRIAEPEEMKRIDAALHALAPSDQRVRLTVTGEWNRPPMVPSDPSRRLFERAHAIAAEHGWELAETAVGGASDGNFVSALGRPVLDGLGALGSGAHARHEHTVLAPIPARTALTIGLLRALAADAT, from the coding sequence ATGACCCCCTCCGACCTCGCCGCCGCCACCGCCCAGGCGCTGCCCGAGATGATCGAAGACCTACGGACGCTGGTGGAACTGGAGACGCCGAGCAACGACAAGCGACTGCTGGACGCGGGGCTCGCCACGATCAGCGGCTGGGTCGTCGACCGGCTCGGCGAGCCGGACGGAACCGAGCGCCACGACTGCGGACCGCACGGCGATGTGCTCGTCCTGACCTATCGCGGCACGGCGCCCGGCACCGTGCTGATGCTGTGCCACTACGACACGGTGTGGCCGGCCGGAACGCTCGCCGAATGGCCCTTCGAGGTCGAGGACGGCCGGGTGAGCGGCCCCGGTGTCTTCGACATGAAGACGGGCCTGGTGCAGGCGGTGTGGACCCTGCGGCTGCTGCGCGAACTGGGGCTCCCTCATCCCTCGGTGCGGCTGCTGCTCAACGGCGACGAGGAGATCGGCAGCCCCGCCTCCCGCCGCCATATCGAGCGGCTGAGCGAGGACGTCCTGGCCACGCTGGTCTTCGAGGCGTCGCTGGACGGGGCGCTCAAGACCTCCCGCAAGGGCGTCGGGCTGTTCGATGTGACGGCCCACGGCATCGAATCGCATGCGGGTCTCGATCCGTTCGCGGGCGCGAGCGCCATCCACGCGCTGGCCGAGGTGGTCCCGCGGATCGCCGCGCTCAGCGCCCCGGAGCGGGGGACCACGGTGAACGTGGGGCTGATCAGCGGCGGTACGGGGCGCAATGTGATCGCCGCACAGGCGAGTTGCGGCATCGACATCCGGATCGCCGAACCGGAGGAGATGAAGCGGATCGACGCCGCGCTGCACGCCCTCGCCCCCTCCGACCAGCGGGTGCGGCTGACCGTCACCGGTGAGTGGAACCGTCCGCCGATGGTCCCGTCCGACCCGTCCCGCCGGCTGTTCGAGCGGGCCCACGCGATCGCCGCGGAACACGGCTGGGAGCTGGCGGAGACCGCGGTCGGCGGTGCCAGCGACGGCAACTTCGTCTCCGCGCTCGGCCGTCCGGTCCTCGACGGGCTCGGTGCCCTCGGCTCCGGCGCCCACGCCCGCCATGAACACACCGTGCTCGCCCCGATCCCGGCCCGTACCGCGCTGACCATCGGCCTGCTGCGGGCACTGGCGGCGGACGCCACGTAA
- a CDS encoding AbgT family transporter: protein MDVHYCVVDEGVRTVSSNDTTTTPDNPPGKPPPDAPGESSAALSALLRVLGAVERAGNKLPHPFWLFAILSAFLALISWGLATADVSAVDPAGGKTVAVRSLISVDGVRSMINDAITNYATFPPLGTILVVMLGVAVADRSGLLAAMLRAGVAKVPARWMTFALAFTAMVAHIASDAAYVALVPLGGLAFRAVGRSPLLGIVVAFVGVSAGYDASPLITPMDAVLSGLTTAAAHTVDPGYVVTPLSNYFFSLASSVVLAAVITFVTEKVLVKRVAALPPEPEEADGEATGKATGDVELALAPEERRGLRRATVALVGYLAVIVVAMIPTGSPLRGEGGSIVESPVLSGIAVVLGLLFALLGAVYGRAAGTVRGGRDIPDFMAQGMREMAPILVLFFAISQFLAYFKWTGVGQVLAIRGADLLKDLGVTGPVAFVGIVVVCTVINLAMTSGSAMWALVAPVFVPMLMLLHIPPEATQAVYRIADSCTNAITPMSAYFVMALGFLQRYRRSAGIGTLASLTLPLSVAMLVAWTLLFYVWWALGIPLGPGAPVR from the coding sequence ATGGACGTCCACTACTGCGTCGTCGACGAAGGAGTGCGGACGGTGAGTTCCAACGACACCACGACCACACCCGACAACCCGCCCGGCAAACCGCCTCCCGACGCGCCCGGGGAGTCCTCGGCGGCGCTGTCCGCACTGCTCCGGGTGCTCGGGGCCGTCGAGCGCGCGGGCAACAAGCTTCCCCATCCCTTCTGGCTGTTCGCCATCCTCAGCGCCTTCCTCGCGCTGATCAGCTGGGGGCTCGCCACCGCCGACGTCTCCGCGGTCGACCCGGCGGGCGGCAAGACCGTGGCGGTGCGCAGCCTGATCTCGGTCGACGGCGTGCGGTCGATGATCAACGACGCGATCACCAACTACGCCACCTTCCCACCGCTCGGCACCATCCTGGTCGTCATGCTCGGCGTCGCCGTCGCCGACCGGTCGGGGCTGCTCGCGGCCATGCTGCGGGCGGGTGTCGCCAAGGTCCCGGCGCGCTGGATGACCTTCGCCCTGGCCTTCACCGCGATGGTCGCCCACATCGCGTCCGACGCCGCCTATGTGGCGCTGGTCCCCCTGGGCGGGCTGGCCTTCCGGGCCGTCGGGCGCAGTCCGCTGCTGGGGATCGTCGTGGCGTTCGTCGGCGTATCGGCGGGCTATGACGCCAGCCCGCTGATCACCCCGATGGACGCGGTGCTGTCCGGGCTGACCACGGCCGCCGCGCACACCGTGGACCCCGGCTATGTCGTCACCCCGCTGTCCAACTACTTCTTCTCCCTCGCCTCCTCGGTGGTGCTGGCCGCCGTGATCACCTTCGTCACCGAGAAGGTGCTGGTGAAGCGGGTGGCGGCACTTCCGCCCGAGCCCGAGGAGGCGGACGGCGAAGCCACCGGGAAAGCCACCGGGGATGTCGAACTCGCCCTGGCGCCCGAGGAGCGCCGCGGGCTGCGCCGCGCCACCGTCGCCCTCGTCGGCTACCTCGCGGTGATCGTGGTGGCGATGATCCCCACCGGGTCACCGCTGCGCGGCGAGGGCGGCAGCATCGTCGAATCGCCCGTACTCTCCGGAATCGCCGTGGTGCTCGGACTGCTCTTCGCCCTCCTCGGCGCGGTCTACGGGCGTGCGGCCGGTACCGTCCGGGGCGGCCGTGACATCCCGGACTTCATGGCGCAGGGCATGCGGGAGATGGCCCCCATCCTGGTCCTGTTCTTCGCCATCTCCCAGTTCCTCGCGTACTTCAAGTGGACCGGCGTCGGCCAGGTGCTCGCCATCCGCGGCGCCGATCTGCTGAAGGACCTCGGGGTCACCGGCCCGGTCGCCTTCGTCGGCATCGTGGTGGTGTGCACGGTGATCAATCTGGCGATGACCAGCGGTTCGGCCATGTGGGCGCTGGTGGCCCCGGTCTTCGTGCCGATGCTGATGCTGCTGCACATCCCCCCGGAGGCCACCCAGGCCGTCTACCGCATCGCCGACTCCTGCACCAACGCCATCACCCCGATGAGCGCCTACTTCGTCATGGCGCTCGGCTTCCTCCAGCGCTACCGGCGCTCCGCCGGAATCGGCACCCTCGCCTCGCTGACCCTGCCGCTGTCCGTGGCCATGCTGGTGGCCTGGACCCTGCTGTTCTACGTCTGGTGGGCACTGGGCATTCCGCTCGGCCCCGGCGCGCCCGTCCGCTGA
- a CDS encoding Lrp/AsnC family transcriptional regulator: protein MAAVPPTPPVLDDADLDLVAALQVAPRAPLSALAEVLGSSASTVGRRLARLAEERLLRVIGQVEWPMLAEGNPLHIWVATAPGQAWEVARQLSELPEIPFVATTTGRADVYCSLHATRRDRARELLMTRIPSVPGVRSAHTELVLRATAKSDSWRLRRLDHAQVGALREVADPVEEPASVTGFGDDELRAMELLRQDGRASAADVARGLGISRSTAYRLTQSLLQRGLVRPRVEIEPALLGHPLEVVIELHAAPGAIQEVADALARHPSARYVSIVAGTSSVIHHGVFRDEDGLAELLTRDLATLPGITACEVSVVLDVLRRYWIGREDGRLLGQDR from the coding sequence ATGGCAGCCGTTCCCCCCACCCCACCGGTGCTCGACGACGCCGACCTCGATCTGGTGGCCGCCCTGCAAGTGGCGCCGAGGGCGCCGCTGAGCGCGCTGGCCGAGGTGCTCGGCAGCTCCGCCAGCACCGTCGGCCGCCGGCTGGCCCGGCTCGCGGAGGAGCGGCTGCTGCGGGTGATCGGGCAGGTGGAGTGGCCGATGCTGGCCGAGGGCAACCCCCTGCACATCTGGGTGGCCACGGCCCCGGGGCAGGCGTGGGAGGTGGCCCGGCAGCTGTCCGAGCTGCCCGAGATCCCGTTCGTCGCCACGACCACGGGCCGCGCGGATGTCTACTGCTCCCTGCACGCCACCCGGCGCGACCGGGCGCGTGAGCTGCTGATGACACGGATCCCGTCCGTCCCCGGTGTGCGGTCGGCCCATACCGAGCTGGTGCTGCGGGCGACGGCGAAGTCCGACTCCTGGCGGCTGCGGCGGCTGGACCACGCCCAGGTGGGGGCGTTGCGGGAGGTGGCCGATCCGGTGGAGGAGCCCGCATCCGTCACCGGGTTCGGCGACGACGAGCTGCGGGCCATGGAGCTGCTGCGCCAGGACGGCCGGGCGAGCGCCGCCGATGTGGCGCGCGGGCTCGGCATCAGCCGGTCCACCGCCTACCGGCTGACCCAGTCGCTCCTCCAGCGCGGGCTGGTGCGGCCCCGTGTGGAGATCGAACCGGCGCTGCTCGGCCATCCGCTGGAGGTCGTGATCGAGCTGCATGCCGCGCCCGGGGCCATCCAGGAAGTGGCCGACGCGCTGGCCCGGCATCCCTCGGCGCGCTATGTCTCGATCGTGGCGGGCACCTCCTCGGTGATCCACCACGGGGTGTTCCGGGACGAGGACGGCCTGGCCGAGCTGCTCACCCGCGATCTGGCGACGCTTCCCGGCATCACCGCCTGCGAGGTGTCGGTGGTCCTCGATGTGCTGCGCCGGTACTGGATCGGCCGCGAGGACGGAAGACTGCTGGGCCAGGACCGATGA
- a CDS encoding SRPBCC family protein yields MSSDEITISRDLDAPRETVWRVWTEPEYFARWFGAAPESVDLDVRPGGAWSATVATPAGEMPMRGVYREVVGRERLVWTLDLPQGAMEMTATFADLDGGRTRVVLRQPAPPQEQCAQAEEGAAQLLDAFAKVLASV; encoded by the coding sequence ATGAGCAGCGACGAGATCACCATCAGCCGGGACCTGGACGCACCGCGCGAGACGGTGTGGCGGGTGTGGACCGAGCCGGAGTACTTCGCCCGCTGGTTCGGCGCCGCGCCCGAGTCCGTCGACCTCGACGTCCGGCCGGGTGGCGCCTGGAGTGCGACCGTCGCCACTCCCGCGGGCGAAATGCCGATGCGCGGTGTCTACCGCGAGGTGGTCGGCCGGGAGCGGCTGGTGTGGACGCTGGATCTGCCGCAGGGCGCCATGGAGATGACCGCCACCTTCGCCGATCTGGACGGCGGCCGGACCCGGGTGGTGCTCCGGCAGCCGGCTCCGCCGCAGGAGCAGTGTGCCCAGGCCGAGGAGGGCGCGGCCCAGCTGCTGGACGCCTTCGCCAAGGTGCTCGCGTCGGTCTGA
- a CDS encoding MOSC domain-containing protein, with product MATVVELTCYPIKGCAGVPLSEALLTEAGLEHDRDFMVIGEDGECRTQRRDPRLAVIRPAIDAHGTRLTLSAPGEDEVALDIDTTSARREVTVFDTPYLGIDQGEDAATWLSRFLGAPSRLVRVPPEHDRVTDGWTPGTCGYADSAAVHIVSRASLDGLNERIAEAGGAPLPMNRFRPGIVIGGWDEPHREDRVRRIAIGGAELGFAKHTARCVVTTVDQSAGVKAGPEPLRTMAGYRRGPGGATLFGCQFSVIRAGKLAVGDGVDVIEWDGPPPGE from the coding sequence GTGGCCACCGTTGTCGAGCTGACCTGCTATCCCATCAAGGGCTGCGCGGGCGTTCCGCTGTCCGAGGCGCTGCTGACGGAGGCGGGTCTGGAACACGACCGCGACTTCATGGTCATCGGCGAGGACGGAGAGTGCCGCACTCAGCGTCGGGATCCCCGGCTCGCCGTCATCCGCCCCGCCATCGACGCGCACGGCACCCGGCTCACCCTGTCCGCCCCCGGCGAGGACGAGGTGGCCCTCGACATCGACACCACCTCCGCCCGGCGCGAGGTCACCGTGTTCGACACGCCCTATCTCGGCATCGACCAGGGCGAGGACGCCGCCACGTGGCTTTCCCGGTTCCTGGGCGCGCCGAGCAGGCTGGTGCGGGTGCCCCCGGAGCACGACCGGGTGACCGACGGATGGACCCCCGGCACCTGCGGCTACGCCGACAGCGCCGCGGTGCACATCGTCTCCCGGGCCAGCCTGGACGGGCTGAACGAGCGGATCGCCGAGGCGGGCGGCGCTCCACTGCCGATGAACCGCTTCCGCCCCGGCATCGTGATCGGCGGATGGGACGAACCCCATCGGGAGGACCGGGTCCGCAGGATCGCCATCGGCGGAGCCGAGCTGGGCTTCGCCAAGCACACCGCCCGGTGCGTCGTGACGACGGTCGATCAGAGCGCGGGCGTCAAGGCGGGCCCGGAACCGCTGCGCACCATGGCCGGCTACCGGCGCGGCCCCGGCGGCGCCACCCTGTTCGGCTGCCAGTTCTCCGTGATCCGCGCCGGAAAACTGGCCGTGGGTGACGGGGTGGACGTCATCGAGTGGGACGGGCCGCCGCCGGGGGAGTGA